The Candidatus Eisenbacteria bacterium genome includes a region encoding these proteins:
- a CDS encoding MFS transporter, whose translation MNGAADRRPLLAQRDFASLWWGQLISILGERLNFLALNGLLLEHTRAFADLRHSSVLLGVLGTVMLLPVLLFAPFAGPWVDRWNLRRTLLVSDSLRALLVAAIPLGYAATHSVSVVFTVVFLLFTCNVFFLPAKSAMTPEIVAPDRLLAANTLLSVAGIVATGVGALAGGWLVDHWGWTAVMWVNAATYLVSVGSLALIRYRGRPRPHAQAGGPANYLHEVLEGFSVVRRSRPVGLALIALGAVWAGGGFLQVAGIQHIQRVASIPGTQRLSLLMVAFAIGAALGTWWVNARGRSLPRALLLGGGLLAAGGFLVAMAVTTRFAVFAIAGFLIGLCAAPAFVLTETLLQEGTDLRQRGRVFSLRDFAMRGINQVAIWAAAAVTPLLGTSAALLIAAGVIAGSGALTIAYGRRPLPAPAVPD comes from the coding sequence ATGAACGGGGCGGCGGACCGGCGGCCGCTGCTCGCGCAGCGCGATTTCGCCTCCCTGTGGTGGGGCCAGCTGATCTCGATCCTCGGCGAGCGGCTGAACTTTCTGGCGCTGAACGGGCTGCTGCTCGAGCACACGCGCGCGTTCGCGGACCTGCGGCACTCGAGCGTCCTGCTGGGCGTTCTCGGCACCGTGATGCTGCTGCCCGTCCTGCTGTTCGCCCCGTTCGCCGGGCCCTGGGTGGACCGCTGGAACCTGCGTCGGACGCTGCTCGTCTCCGATTCGCTGCGGGCGCTGCTCGTCGCCGCGATCCCGCTCGGCTACGCGGCGACGCACTCGGTATCCGTCGTCTTCACCGTCGTCTTCCTGCTGTTCACCTGCAACGTCTTCTTCCTGCCCGCCAAGAGCGCGATGACGCCGGAGATCGTCGCCCCCGACCGGCTGCTGGCGGCGAACACACTGCTCTCGGTGGCCGGCATCGTCGCCACCGGCGTCGGCGCGCTCGCCGGCGGATGGCTCGTGGACCACTGGGGCTGGACCGCGGTCATGTGGGTGAACGCCGCGACCTACCTCGTCTCGGTCGGTTCGCTGGCCCTGATCCGTTACCGCGGCCGGCCGCGCCCCCACGCGCAGGCGGGCGGCCCGGCCAACTACCTGCACGAGGTCCTCGAAGGCTTCTCGGTGGTCCGGCGCAGCCGGCCGGTCGGGCTCGCGCTGATCGCGCTCGGCGCCGTCTGGGCGGGCGGCGGCTTCCTGCAGGTCGCGGGCATCCAGCACATCCAGCGCGTCGCCAGCATTCCCGGCACGCAGCGCCTGTCGCTGCTGATGGTCGCATTCGCGATCGGCGCTGCGCTCGGGACCTGGTGGGTCAACGCCCGGGGCCGGTCGCTGCCGCGTGCACTGCTGCTGGGAGGCGGCCTGCTCGCGGCCGGCGGATTCCTGGTCGCGATGGCGGTCACGACCCGGTTCGCGGTGTTCGCCATCGCCGGCTTCCTCATCGGCCTGTGCGCCGCTCCGGCCTTCGTGCTGACCGAGACGCTGCTGCAGGAGGGCACCGACCTGCGCCAGCGGGGCCGCGTTTTCAGCCTGCGCGACTTCGCGATGCGGGGGATCAACCAGGTCGCGATCTGGGCCGCCGCCGCGGTCACGCCGCTGCTCGGCACCTCGGCGGCGCTGCTCATCGCGGCGGGAGTCATCGCCGGTTCCGGCGCGCTCACGATCGCGTACGGCCGCCGCCCGTTACCCGCGCCCGCCGTGCCGGATTGA